DNA sequence from the Lagenorhynchus albirostris chromosome 13, mLagAlb1.1, whole genome shotgun sequence genome:
GTGATTACTCTTGTGTTTATCTACCACAGTGGCTCCCCATGTTCCCTGTATGTTTATAATGAGTGTGTGCTTTTATGTTGTGTTTACTGCCCTGTGTCCCCCATAAAGTTTCAAGTCAGTCAACCAGGAATTACTTTGTACTGACTATGCCTATTTTCTATTAGTTATTTGGGGGAAGtaacaaataaacagaatacaTGTCTCTCACTCAAGGAGCTTAATACAACACTCTGCATTTGGTGGGGGGGAGCAGGgaagatgttaataaaatattgactaaAAACTGCCTAGAATCCTCCAGTGGGGACCTAGAAAAGGCTCTTTGCTATTTCCCTTTTGTAATCAGGGAAGGAGAATTTATGGTGCCAATACTCCTTCTATgagttaaaaggaaaagaaattaaaagaagaaatgtccAGATTTAAGGTGGGAAACTCAAGTAGACTGGAGCACGAAAGGACTAAATTTGAGTAACTGCCACTTCATAGCTGCGCAACCTTGGACGAGTTACCCTTAAAcaccctcagtctcctcatcagGAAAGTGGAAATACCACCTATCCCACAGGgtctttgtgaggattaaatgaaataaatatgtgatactgtttttttgttgttcactgTTTAATGCTATTTAAATATAAGGCATTATTATTGCTTTAATACTCTCCTTCTATCAAACAGTGTGCAAAAGTGTCCTTTCCCAATGAAGACAGACTCTAAGAGTGGGGCTTGGAACATAAGCAGAGGTAACTATGGAGCTTCTCAGGTGTAGAACGTCTTACTGGTCAAAGCTGGTAAGGCCCGCTGCGCTCTCTCCTGTGGCTGCTCTAACTAGTAGTCAGATTTCCACAGCCACTGACCCCAGTGCATGTTTCTGCTCTGCACCGAAAACTCTGTTGCAAGCTGAGTAGCAGGGAAGTGCTAACGAGGACGAGTGCAGCTTGAAGACCAGCAAAGCTTAGTTCTAGCGTTTAAGCCTCCATACTCTGGCAAGATTGCTGTAGCCCAGAAGCCACATACAATGTTGATTTTTGATTTAGTATTATTTCCAGAAGTGGCCCGGCAACTGTCTCCCTACTACAGTCCAGGTCACTCCCGAGGAACGGCTCTggattcccttcctcttcttccctgaAGGCCCACCTGTTTTGGGGCTACACTGTGACCCAGAATCTCTTATCTTGTATCAAGCAGGATCTCCTTGGCCAAACCCAGGGGCACAGCTGAGCACTTGTGACCACTGCTGGAAGGGGCTAGACTGTTGCTTTGTAAGCCTAGAACAGGAGCTGTCTGTagttgttccatttttctttggaaGAGCTGGCATCCTTCTGATAACACTTTCTGAACAGGCTCTGAAGCTAGGAACAATTTCAGCCCATAGAGACCCTGGAGAGGATTCTCCGTCTTTGTATGGTGCTGCGATTTGGATTGTGAGGACATCTCCTTATGTTGCTCCCAACAAGACCGACCCTGTCCTTGACGTGGAGGCTCCATGTCTCAGTGTGACCCTGCTCTAGCCAGTGTTTCTTCCTTGGAAACTTTCCTGCCTCCCAGCAGTTGCTGAGACCCAGATACCGCGGACTCCCGCCTATGCCATATACGGTACCGTCTGGAGCTCGTGCCGCAGGGAACACCAAGGTCGCAGAAGAGGCTGTAGATTCTGCTATAtactaattttattgattcaCCCCTTGGTCCCAGGCCAAGTGTGTATCTTCAAGCTCTCACTTCCCCCAGCAATGCCCCAAACAAGTGAACACCTGTTGCAGGGGCTCCCAGACTAGCTTACCTCTGACGGGGCCCAGCACCCGGTGGCTGACCTTTTGGGTGCTGGAGCCCAGGCCTGGCAGCCCTGCAGGCCGGCTGCCATGAAAaggaaagctgagggagttcTTCATCTGTGGAGAATTTTGTtgactgctgctgctaccaccagCACTTGTGCCAGTGCTAAAACTTCGCGCGCAGCTCAAGGTATTTTCAGAGCAGGAAACAGGCAGTCCACTGCAAAGAAGCAGATGCCAGTTAACCCTGGGCCAGGGAGGCTGTTGCAAGTCTTTCCCCATGGTCTGATGCTCAGTAAAGCATCACCTCTGGAGTGAAAAGGCACAGGGAGGGATTTACGTCCACGGATAAGGTACCTAACCTGGGGCATCTCAGGATGCCTGGGAGCCCCTGTTCACACATAACGCGCTCCTGCAGACAATACGCTAAGAGCCATAAGGGCTGTCCCTGGGCAGCTTTAACTCCCAGCGAATTCCCCTTTAATGCCTTGGTGCTGCCCTTGGACCCCTCAGTCATTCACAACCACTGGAAGCTGAGCTTTGCCCCCACCCGCACCCTAACTGTATTTGATTTGTGCAGGGCTCTGGAGCAGGGAATCCCCTAGCCTGCTTTTCAGATATCTGGGAGGTATGCAGCTCCAGGTAAAAGGGAAGAGGATCCCATTCTCCAAAAAATACACTGATCTTACTAATTTAAGTTTACCCTGGAAATATTCACCATGTGGCCCTTCCGGAAGTTGGGAATCACACAAATTCCTTGGAACTCCTCGCTCTAGAGCCCTGTTCCACTTTCACAGCTTTTCTCCCTTCCACCCTGCTGGCCTTACTTGTTACTTTTGGGTGGAGTTCGAGAGCCTCTCTTCTTGTTGACACCCGTGTTCACAGTAGTGCTCAGGCCTCGACTGCTGCGCACGTGTTTTAGCATCCAGGCCCGGAGGTTCGTGAGGCTGTTGTGCTCTGACAGCACAATTCGGGGCCATGGATTGCATTCTGCCATGTCCAGAGCTGCAATGGCCATAGCTCGTCCCACCTGTGGGGGGAGTCTGGTTTGGCTCAGTGTCTTGGTCTTCCAACCTAGGGTGCTGTGTTGGTTTGGGGTGCACAGCAcagtggaagggaaggagaggccGGCCTCACGTTTGCTCAATGAGTATCCCAACTTTTGTGCTCAGGCTGTTTATCCCAAGTGGATTTAGAGCTATTCCCTAAACTGTTGCCCATCTGGGGCCCTCATCCATTACGAGCAGGGGCAGGTGGGCTTTCTGGCTGGCACCAGGGAGGAGTTCTCCCAGCAGGAGAAGGCACTGGGATCTCTTCTATAACCCACAGCTCTTTCTACACCTCTTGTGTGCCCTAGGACACCAGGATCATCAGGTACCTCTGCAGAGGGGGTACTTTTAGGTCAGTAGTGAACAAATGCAATAGAAGGAGGAAGACAAGCTCAGGGGTTCTCTAtggcggggctggggggaggtcAGAATAGTGCCCACTCATCCTCTCAGTACTCTTACAGTCAGAGGCCTGCGCCTGTTAACCGAGGAAGACAACCACAGTGGTTGAGAGATGAGGCAGCGATAGTGGTGCGCCTGTCCTCAGAGGACCTTAGAGTCAGGTAGCAAGAGTGAGGGCCTTTCCAGACTTTGCGGTTTCCCTTTTCCCCACTCATCCCCTGCATGCATACCTGCTCAAACTGTTCCACAGTGTATCTGGAGGGGAAGGCcggcaggggaggggggctggcACGTCCGTTGTCATGGCAGGCGGCAGGGATACTGTTTACTGAGCGTCCAGTGTTGTAGTTGCATTCAAGTGTGTAGCTAAGACACAGAGACATTTATCAGACAGAATCTGGACAGAACCACGGGGGGACAGCCTAGGCGGTCTATGAGACGatcatttgggaaaaaatatacacaaatagaaAGTGCTAATCCCGAGCAACTAGAAATTGACCTTGGCGCTTTATTATGTACCTAAGAAGGTCCCCAAAAGGGGCCTTTAGTGTCCCAGACTAAAGACAAGAACACTAGCTGTGAATCTGTCCTTGGAGAAGACTTCGGCTACCCCTGCCCCTTGAGCGCCCTCGACTGGGTACTGTCTTCTTTGGGAAGCTACTTCAtcaactgtatctcaatttcCACCCAACCTGTGGATTATCCCTGAGGCTTTGTAGATTGCAACCCGGCCGCTTCCCTCTTTAGACTGGCCATCTCTGCGGTCTCGGGCATACATGTTCTTCTCTGAGAAATTGCAGCCCTGGAAGTCAAAGTGGGCTGAGTTCAAGGAGATGAGCTTTGGATACAGCATATTTTCCACCTGTTTGGGCGAGGAAAAAGGCAACTcagaaggagagacagagcaAGAAGGGATTCGGACAAGGAAGAGATGCCAAGCATGCGGCCACGTGCCTTAAACACAGCAGACACCTTCCAAACCATCGGCAGTACTCAGTGTTGGTAAATTCTCACTGAATGTTTGACAGTATTTCTAGGTGTTGGAAAGGTATGATTCTACCTCTTTTTAAGCCCTTCTTCTCTCCAATAATGCGAAATTCTCCTCCTCCCCTGGTTTCCCAAACCCTAGAAAAGACTAGGATGCCGACGGCTTGACCCTCATTCAGAGGTCATGACGTAACGACTGAGACGTGAGGGGCCCAGTGCTGCCCCTTCTTGGCTCTCTGGAGCTCGCTCAGGATAGTGTACCTCTTGCAGCCCCAGGCTTTCCTGCCAGAAGGCCCCCTTCCCTCCATTTGTGGCCTGACCTTTATTTTCTAACCTGCAACACGTCCCACACTCACATGACCACCTGTGGATTCCTACCTGGGTGTTCTCGTCACTAAAGCTGTTTCCATACATGAAGCAGCCCCTTTTAGAGGCATGTCCATGCAGGTCCACGTAGTAAGCAACACCACTCTCTCTGGGGGGGATGGTGTCGGGGTCTGGATGCTCAGCCTCAGTGGACTGCTGTGGCATAATCCACACGCTGTGGTGCTTCGGCTCTGCTGGCTCGGTCTGTGTCCAGGCCTCAGGGCTCCCCCCGTCAGGCGAGTGCCCAAGGCGAGCTTCATTTCGGAGATTGTTGGCTTTCTCAAGGTCAGAAAGGGGAGCATCAGGAGGGAGATGGGGACTGCGCTGGTGCTCAGAGGGACTCTGGGAGTTCAGACGGGAGTGCACGTGGTGGTAGAGAAGCACAGCTTTAGCCCCGTAGACGGCGGGGTGCAGGACTGCATCAGGCTTCAGGTACTGACGGTTCAGATTCACTCCACGCGAGTCTGTGCTGTAGAGAAACAAGGACCAAAGCAGGGTCTAGAGGGCTGGGCCAGCGAAGGAGACACTAGAGTAGATGAAAAGGAGACTTGACTTGTGACACGAGAGGCTGAGGGTGCGTTAGGAAAGAAAGAACTGAGGCAGGCCCCCTCTGTGGCCAGCTGTCAGCCCTCCCACAGAACCCTAAAAGGCAGCTCCCTCGGCTCAGCTGGACCTGGGCATTCCGGCTGTTCTCCTAGAGAGTGCCACTAGATGGGACACTCCTTCTCAGGTCACTGGATGATCACATGAACCTGCCCTTGTTAGGGTGCAAGAGGACTGGGAACACAGACGTTAGATGAGAGGCTGAGAGTCTTCCACTGAGATGCAGGGCGTGAGGGGACTGGGAACAATCCAGGGGGGCTGGGGACGCTGCTTACCGGTAGTGGCCCCGGACTACGCCATCGGGGTTTAACATGGGAATCAGCTTAAAGACAAAGAGGCGACGTAGGGTTTGGGCCCGAGGATCGTCAGGTCGAAGGATGAAGTCCAGAAAGCCATTGAAGACAAAGCTAGATGGAGTCTCCCCAGGGTGTACCCTGCTGCTTAGGAAGAATATCTGAGGTGGAGAGGAGAGCAGTTATTAGGTCAGTTGCTCTATATTCCGCGGTCATcatgtggggatggtggtgggatgaggtGGAAGCAGCCACTGGACTTCCAGCTGGCTGAGTTTGCAAATGAAGTAGGAGCCGTCACACTTGCTTCGTGCGTCCACGGGGCTGCGGAATAACATGGCCTTAAGCTACCAGCAGTGCCTGGAGCTGGGCAAAGGCCAAGGTACTACCTTTATGCTATTTCTACTCACCCTCTTGCCTGTGAAACGGAATGGTCGGGGTGTGCTGGCATCAGGAAATAGCTGCTCTAGGCGGGGCTCTCGATCTTCTCGAAGCCCATGGCAGGAACTGATCGTTAGCAGATCTACACGCAGTCCATCCAGAGAGTAGCAAAGGGTCTCCCGGTGGTAATAGATGGTATCTAGGGGGCTGCAGAGGTACAAGTCGTTAAGCCAGGAGAAGTCCCTGAAGTCCTACCAACAGGTGGGCCTTGTCACGAGCCCAGGATTTGTGGGATCTGGTACTTCACCCTAACCTTTGGGGCTTTACAGTCCCTCACAGTTTTAAGTGAGGCTGAGGATTTGGGTGGGTCTGCGTTGCCAGAATGCAGGGAACAGGACAGGATAAACGTATTGTTTTTTTCCCCGGTTTATGGTGCCCTAGGATAGACTACTTTGTATAGACACAGAGAGTTGGCCTCTGTTGGGGCAGGAGAACAACAAATGTGTGCTGAGCAATGGCAGTGCTGGCGAAATTCTGGGTAACTGAGGGGAGCTAGGATACTAAGAGGCTTGAAGTAGGCAGGTGGATAAGTGGAGTGGAGCGGTGGTAATGCCAagatcaaggtcacacagaaacaTCTGTCAAAGGTACCCCAAATCCCACATTCTGTACAGAGAAAAGAACAGATGAGGTTTTGTTTCAGGGCTCTTAGGGCAAGTTCCAGGAGTAGCAGAGGTGCTGTGTGGTCCCGGACTGCATGACAGGAGTAAGAATGCGGCTGGCACCTGCTATGGGTAGGGTGGTTCTCCAGAAAGCGCTGGTCCAGCTGGTTTAGCAAATCCTGGCAGTCACTGTAGGAGAAGGGGTAGCAGAAGGCGAAGAAGGTGGTGGCCCCACGGCTTTCCACGAAACGGTGAACAAAGGATAACACAAACTGCGTCTCTGTCATCTgaggag
Encoded proteins:
- the AGBL5 gene encoding cytosolic carboxypeptidase-like protein 5 isoform X2; the protein is MELRCGGLLFSSRFDSGNLAHVEKVESVSSDGEGVVGGASASTSSIASSPDYEFNVWTRPDCAETEFENGNRSWFYFSVRGGTPGKLIKINVMNMNKQSKLYSQGMAPFVRTLPTRPRWERIRDRPTFEMTETQFVLSFVHRFVESRGATTFFAFCYPFSYSDCQDLLNQLDQRFLENHPTHSSPLDTIYYHRETLCYSLDGLRVDLLTISSCHGLREDREPRLEQLFPDASTPRPFRFTGKRIFFLSSRVHPGETPSSFVFNGFLDFILRPDDPRAQTLRRLFVFKLIPMLNPDGVVRGHYRTDSRGVNLNRQYLKPDAVLHPAVYGAKAVLLYHHVHSRLNSQSPSEHQRSPHLPPDAPLSDLEKANNLRNEARLGHSPDGGSPEAWTQTEPAEPKHHSVWIMPQQSTEAEHPDPDTIPPRESGVAYYVDLHGHASKRGCFMYGNSFSDENTQVENMLYPKLISLNSAHFDFQGCNFSEKNIYTLECNYNTGRSVNSIPAACHDNGRASPPPLPAFPSRYTVEQFEQVGRAMAIAALDMAECNPWPRIVLSEHNSLTNLRAWMLKHVRSSRGLSTTVNTGVNKKRGSRTPPKSNNGLPVSCSENTLSCARSFSTGTSAGGSSSSQQNSPQMKNSLSFPFHGSRPAGLPGLGSSTQKVSHRVLGPVREPRSQDRRRRQQPLTHHPTSSSPAPSPTPVSSNTASLHMGSCLLPNSLGISGSSCSFLPSGDKPEAVMVIGKGLLGAGPRIPCIRTRLQARPRLGRGSPPTRRGMRGSSGPTSPTPRSRESSEPEPGPCSIPRLPQAGPPRPCSAPAFSPISRSLSDSQSRICYSGGPLGQTEVCFVPKSPPLTVSPRV
- the AGBL5 gene encoding cytosolic carboxypeptidase-like protein 5 isoform X3 gives rise to the protein MELRCGGLLFSSRFDSGNLAHVEKVESVSSDGEGVVGGASASTSSIASSPDYEFNVWTRPDCAETEFENGNRSWFYFSVRGGTPGKLIKINVMNMNKQSKLYSQGMAPFVRTLPTRPRWERIRDRPTFEMTETQFVLSFVHRFVESRGATTFFAFCYPFSYSDCQDLLNQLDQRFLENHPTHSSPLDTIYYHRETLCYSLDGLRVDLLTISSCHGLREDREPRLEQLFPDASTPRPFRFTGKRIFFLSSRVHPGETPSSFVFNGFLDFILRPDDPRAQTLRRLFVFKLIPMLNPDGVVRGHYRTDSRGVNLNRQYLKPDAVLHPAVYGAKAVLLYHHVHSRLNSQSPSEHQRSPHLPPDAPLSDLEKANNLRNEARLGHSPDGGSPEAWTQTEPAEPKHHSVWIMPQQSTEAEHPDPDTIPPRESGVAYYVDLHGHASKRGCFMYGNSFSDENTQVENMLYPKLISLNSAHFDFQGCNFSEKNMYARDRRDGQSKEGSGRVAIYKASGIIHSYTLECNYNTGRSVNSIPAACHDNGRASPPPLPAFPSRYTVEQFEQVGRAMAIAALDMAECNPWPRIVLSEHNSLTNLRAWMLKHVRSSRGLSTTVNTGVNKKRGSRTPPKSNNGLPVSCSENTLSCARSFSTGTSAGGSSSSQQNSPQMKNSLSFPFHGSRPAGLPGLGSSTQKVSHRVLGPVREPRSQDRRRRQQPLTHHPTSSSPAPSPTPVSSNTASLHMGSCLLPNSLGISGSSCSFLPSGDKPEAVMVIGKGLLGAGPRIPCIRTRLQTCPRRVPARRGPGFPRLGPGWAGAHRRLAEG
- the AGBL5 gene encoding cytosolic carboxypeptidase-like protein 5 isoform X1, giving the protein MELRCGGLLFSSRFDSGNLAHVEKVESVSSDGEGVVGGASASTSSIASSPDYEFNVWTRPDCAETEFENGNRSWFYFSVRGGTPGKLIKINVMNMNKQSKLYSQGMAPFVRTLPTRPRWERIRDRPTFEMTETQFVLSFVHRFVESRGATTFFAFCYPFSYSDCQDLLNQLDQRFLENHPTHSSPLDTIYYHRETLCYSLDGLRVDLLTISSCHGLREDREPRLEQLFPDASTPRPFRFTGKRIFFLSSRVHPGETPSSFVFNGFLDFILRPDDPRAQTLRRLFVFKLIPMLNPDGVVRGHYRTDSRGVNLNRQYLKPDAVLHPAVYGAKAVLLYHHVHSRLNSQSPSEHQRSPHLPPDAPLSDLEKANNLRNEARLGHSPDGGSPEAWTQTEPAEPKHHSVWIMPQQSTEAEHPDPDTIPPRESGVAYYVDLHGHASKRGCFMYGNSFSDENTQVENMLYPKLISLNSAHFDFQGCNFSEKNMYARDRRDGQSKEGSGRVAIYKASGIIHSYTLECNYNTGRSVNSIPAACHDNGRASPPPLPAFPSRYTVEQFEQVGRAMAIAALDMAECNPWPRIVLSEHNSLTNLRAWMLKHVRSSRGLSTTVNTGVNKKRGSRTPPKSNNGLPVSCSENTLSCARSFSTGTSAGGSSSSQQNSPQMKNSLSFPFHGSRPAGLPGLGSSTQKVSHRVLGPVREPRSQDRRRRQQPLTHHPTSSSPAPSPTPVSSNTASLHMGSCLLPNSLGISGSSCSFLPSGDKPEAVMVIGKGLLGAGPRIPCIRTRLQARPRLGRGSPPTRRGMRGSSGPTSPTPRSRESSEPEPGPCSIPRLPQAGPPRPCSAPAFSPISRSLSDSQSRICYSGGPLGQTEVCFVPKSPPLTVSPRV